From Echinicola jeungdonensis, the proteins below share one genomic window:
- a CDS encoding MBOAT family O-acyltransferase, whose protein sequence is MPVVFGLYWSVFQRNLKAQNAFLLVASYVFYGWWDWRFLGLIAFSSLVDYLCGLEIGKESQTKKLKKIYLGISLAVNLGLLGFFKYFNFFIESASDLINSVGFQANSYSLQLILPVGISFYTFQTMSYTIDVYKGKLKPTHDLIAFFAYVSFFPQLVAGPIERATNLLSQFFKKREFEYPLAMDGLRQILWGLFMKVVIADNCAAFVNQAFNHPESQPASNLWIGAVFFSFQIYGDFAGYSNIAIGVGKLLGFRLMQNFAFPYFSRDIAEFWRRWHISLSTWFRDYVYIPLGGSRGSKILSIRNIFIIFLVSGFWHGANWTFIVWGGIHAMLFIPLFVFNKNRRNLNPIKMKSLLPSFKDFLSILITFLLVTLAWIFFRAENMQAAWIYLNSMFDWSAFSKPSMNIRVYMFMALSFLFIGVEWRGRTEEFAIQKLGFSKPAIVRYGLYYSLVMMVFLFATKEQEFIYFQF, encoded by the coding sequence TTGCCGGTCGTTTTTGGACTTTATTGGTCGGTTTTTCAAAGGAACCTAAAAGCTCAGAATGCCTTTTTGTTAGTAGCGAGTTATGTGTTTTATGGATGGTGGGATTGGCGGTTTTTGGGGTTGATAGCATTTAGTTCTTTGGTGGATTACCTTTGCGGATTAGAAATTGGAAAAGAAAGTCAAACCAAAAAGCTTAAGAAAATATATTTGGGGATTAGCCTAGCAGTAAATTTAGGCTTGTTGGGCTTTTTCAAATACTTTAACTTCTTTATTGAATCGGCTTCTGACCTGATCAATTCGGTGGGATTTCAGGCAAATTCCTATTCCCTGCAGTTGATCCTTCCCGTAGGAATTAGCTTTTACACCTTCCAGACCATGAGTTATACCATTGATGTTTATAAAGGAAAACTTAAACCTACCCATGATCTCATAGCTTTCTTCGCCTATGTAAGTTTTTTCCCTCAACTGGTAGCGGGACCGATCGAAAGAGCCACTAATCTTCTTTCCCAGTTCTTTAAAAAAAGGGAGTTTGAGTATCCATTGGCCATGGATGGCCTTAGGCAGATATTATGGGGCCTGTTTATGAAAGTGGTGATTGCGGATAATTGTGCAGCCTTTGTCAATCAGGCTTTTAATCATCCGGAAAGTCAACCGGCATCCAACTTATGGATTGGGGCGGTTTTCTTCAGTTTTCAGATTTATGGGGACTTTGCTGGGTATTCCAATATTGCCATTGGAGTAGGGAAGTTATTAGGATTTCGATTAATGCAAAATTTTGCATTCCCTTATTTCTCCAGGGATATTGCCGAGTTTTGGCGCAGATGGCATATTTCACTTTCCACCTGGTTTAGGGATTATGTGTATATACCCTTGGGCGGATCGAGGGGAAGCAAGATTCTAAGTATCCGGAATATCTTTATCATTTTCTTGGTCTCTGGCTTTTGGCATGGGGCCAACTGGACTTTTATTGTTTGGGGGGGGATTCATGCGATGCTTTTTATTCCACTATTTGTATTTAATAAAAATAGAAGAAACCTAAACCCCATAAAAATGAAGTCGCTACTTCCTTCTTTCAAAGATTTTTTATCTATACTTATTACTTTTTTACTGGTGACTTTGGCTTGGATTTTTTTCAGGGCAGAAAATATGCAGGCAGCATGGATATACTTGAACAGTATGTTTGACTGGTCCGCTTTTTCCAAGCCAAGTATGAATATAAGGGTTTATATGTTTATGGCTTTGTCTTTTCTATTTATCGGAGTGGAATGGAGGGGAAGAACTGAGGAATTTGCCATTCAAAAATTGGGATTTAGCAAACCTGCCATTGTGAGGTATGGACTTTATTACAGTTTGGTAATGATGGTGTTTTTGTTTGCAACCAAAGAACAGGAATTTATATACTTTCAGTTTTAA
- a CDS encoding short chain dehydrogenase, with protein sequence MKILLVGGQGTIGKKIKNRLAAENEVITAGRNSGDIKADMTDPKAVEKMFEKVGKLDAVIVTAGSAPAKPLKDISYDDFMKGVQYKMMGQIHVAMTATKYLNKGGSVTLTSGILAEDPIPHGTVLSTVNSAVNGFVIGAYGDFLKLGYRLNVVSPPLVADSAPALARYFPGHTPAPMSHVVDCYIKSLKTLITGQVIKVGVN encoded by the coding sequence ATGAAAATTTTATTGGTCGGTGGGCAGGGGACCATCGGAAAGAAAATCAAAAATAGATTGGCAGCAGAAAATGAAGTGATCACTGCAGGAAGGAATTCCGGGGATATTAAGGCGGATATGACCGATCCCAAGGCCGTGGAGAAAATGTTTGAAAAAGTAGGCAAGTTGGATGCAGTAATTGTAACTGCCGGTTCTGCCCCGGCAAAACCGCTAAAGGATATTTCCTATGATGACTTCATGAAAGGGGTACAATATAAGATGATGGGCCAGATCCATGTGGCGATGACGGCTACCAAATACCTTAATAAAGGAGGTAGTGTTACTTTGACTTCGGGTATTTTGGCTGAGGATCCTATTCCCCATGGCACCGTACTCAGTACGGTCAATAGTGCCGTCAATGGATTTGTCATAGGGGCTTATGGGGATTTTTTAAAATTGGGGTACAGGCTCAATGTGGTGAGCCCTCCATTGGTGGCCGATTCCGCTCCAGCTCTTGCCAGGTATTTTCCAGGACATACCCCAGCACCCATGTCCCATGTGGTGGATTGCTATATCAAAAGTTTGAAAACGTTGATCACAGGTCAGGTGATTAAGGTTGGGGTGAATTAA
- a CDS encoding DUF6044 family protein, with the protein MDFLGVGAIIISWNFLVLDDNHRNIFLKPLVGMGEHYPSYREFYAQKQFEEIKNFLNKNNTRPFKVGSLGIHPGVATFNGLKSIDGYTGNYPLTYKHQFFKIIKSELQPGGEKGLYSHFMGWGNKCYLFNQLQGDHFIRCKWFDRVELKNVDYNYDQLLKMGCKYLISTDPFIGEKRVKLLKLFKHKESAWDLYLYRVL; encoded by the coding sequence ATGGATTTTTTGGGTGTAGGAGCAATTATTATTTCCTGGAATTTTTTGGTGCTGGATGATAATCACAGAAATATATTCCTTAAACCACTGGTGGGAATGGGAGAGCATTATCCTTCCTACCGGGAGTTCTATGCCCAGAAACAATTTGAAGAAATTAAAAATTTTTTAAATAAGAATAATACAAGACCTTTCAAGGTGGGTAGTTTGGGGATTCATCCGGGAGTTGCCACCTTTAATGGCTTGAAAAGTATTGACGGATATACGGGCAATTACCCCTTGACCTATAAACATCAGTTTTTTAAAATAATAAAAAGTGAGTTGCAACCAGGAGGTGAAAAGGGCCTTTATTCCCACTTTATGGGCTGGGGCAATAAATGTTATTTGTTTAACCAGCTTCAAGGGGATCATTTTATCAGGTGCAAATGGTTTGATAGGGTGGAGTTGAAAAATGTGGATTATAATTATGATCAATTGTTAAAAATGGGCTGTAAATATTTGATCTCTACGGATCCATTTATAGGGGAGAAAAGAGTGAAATTATTAAAGCTATTTAAACATAAAGAATCTGCCTGGGACCTTTATTTGTATAGGGTTCTATAA
- a CDS encoding class I SAM-dependent methyltransferase, whose product MEKLKSIVRKAKVYLFQGDKYECPFCGYKSSRLGAFGFNLPVIEEKEIIGSGLRRCRCYRCNAIDRERLIYAYLEHESQFFKENSLPVILHVSPEKHLSKYIQDQKFTQYIKGDLFVGRYSYPADVENMDITEIPYPDNYFDLIICNHVLEHIRDDMKAMKELFRVLKPKGKAILQVPISFKLKETYENEGVVNPKDREREFGQYDHVRIYGLDYTKRLMKAGFLVNEFNLSSKYTKLGLNLKEKLFIGRKNK is encoded by the coding sequence ATGGAGAAACTGAAGTCAATAGTCAGGAAAGCAAAAGTGTATTTGTTCCAGGGTGATAAATATGAATGTCCTTTTTGTGGATACAAATCATCCAGATTAGGTGCATTTGGTTTTAACCTTCCTGTGATAGAGGAAAAGGAAATTATAGGTTCTGGTTTGAGGAGATGTAGATGCTATCGATGCAACGCTATCGATAGGGAAAGACTAATATATGCATATTTGGAGCATGAAAGTCAATTTTTTAAAGAGAATTCACTACCTGTTATTTTACATGTTTCACCCGAAAAACACCTTTCAAAATATATTCAGGATCAAAAGTTTACACAATATATAAAAGGAGATTTATTTGTGGGTAGATATTCCTATCCTGCCGATGTAGAGAATATGGACATTACTGAAATACCTTATCCTGATAATTACTTTGACCTGATTATTTGTAACCATGTATTGGAACACATTCGCGATGACATGAAGGCCATGAAAGAGCTGTTCCGAGTTTTAAAGCCTAAAGGGAAGGCCATTTTGCAAGTTCCAATTTCCTTCAAGCTTAAAGAGACTTATGAAAATGAGGGGGTGGTAAATCCAAAAGATAGGGAAAGGGAATTTGGCCAGTATGACCATGTTCGGATTTATGGCTTGGATTATACTAAAAGATTAATGAAGGCTGGTTTCTTAGTCAATGAATTTAATCTAAGCTCAAAATATACCAAATTAGGACTTAACCTCAAGGAAAAACTATTTATTGGGAGAAAGAATAAATAG
- the cysQ gene encoding 3'(2'),5'-bisphosphate nucleotidase CysQ — MDYQSLLNTAIKATLEAGRAILKVYYQEDFGIELKKDSSPVTLADQEAHDVIVRNLKETGLPILSEEGGHHEFQERKDWEYFWMVDPLDGTKEFIKKNGEFTVNIALIHQGHPILGVIGVPVTDTLYWGSEKEGAWKQLGGEEPQPLKVEKHQALKTIVASVNHLNQETQDYLEQFPEVETISMGSSLKFMLLAEGKAQQYPRFAPTMEWDTAAAQAILEAAGGKVVQWPSKEAMQYNKENLKNPWFLAFV; from the coding sequence TTGGATTATCAATCACTATTAAATACTGCCATTAAAGCCACTCTTGAAGCGGGAAGGGCTATCCTAAAAGTTTATTATCAGGAGGATTTTGGAATAGAACTCAAAAAAGACAGTTCTCCTGTGACCCTGGCAGATCAGGAGGCTCATGATGTCATAGTCCGGAATTTAAAGGAAACGGGCCTTCCCATTCTTTCTGAGGAAGGAGGGCATCATGAATTTCAGGAAAGGAAGGACTGGGAATATTTCTGGATGGTGGACCCATTGGATGGGACCAAAGAATTTATCAAAAAAAACGGGGAGTTTACCGTCAATATCGCCTTGATTCACCAGGGCCATCCCATCCTTGGGGTGATTGGAGTTCCGGTGACAGACACCCTTTATTGGGGAAGTGAAAAGGAAGGAGCCTGGAAACAATTAGGAGGGGAGGAACCTCAACCATTAAAGGTGGAAAAGCATCAAGCTTTGAAAACCATAGTGGCCAGTGTCAACCATCTGAATCAGGAAACCCAGGATTATTTGGAACAATTTCCGGAAGTGGAAACCATTAGCATGGGCAGTTCTTTGAAGTTTATGCTATTGGCAGAGGGAAAAGCCCAGCAATATCCAAGGTTTGCACCGACCATGGAGTGGGATACCGCCGCAGCCCAGGCCATCCTGGAAGCTGCAGGTGGAAAAGTAGTCCAATGGCCCTCCAAAGAGGCCATGCAATACAATAAGGAAAACCTGAAAAATCCCTGGTTTTTGGCTTTTGTATAA
- the cysC gene encoding adenylyl-sulfate kinase, with product MNNLHPTIFKITQEDRIKLLNQKPFLIWFTGLSGSGKSTLANATEKALHRMGHKTYLLDGDNLRSGLNKDLGFSHEDRVENIRRIGEVCNLMLDAGLVVLAAFISPFQKERELVRDLVGAENYVEIHVDCPLEVCEQRDVKGLYQKARNGLIKNFTGIDSPYEEPKDPEIKVSTNLRTVEETVNHIVNQLFQLTSSNE from the coding sequence ATGAACAACCTTCATCCCACCATTTTTAAAATCACCCAGGAAGACCGGATAAAACTTTTAAACCAAAAACCATTTTTGATTTGGTTTACGGGATTATCAGGGTCGGGAAAATCCACTCTGGCCAATGCTACAGAAAAAGCACTCCACCGGATGGGGCATAAAACCTATCTTTTGGATGGGGATAACCTTCGGTCGGGCCTGAATAAGGACCTGGGGTTTTCCCATGAGGACAGGGTGGAAAATATAAGGCGGATTGGTGAAGTTTGTAATCTCATGCTGGATGCAGGGCTTGTGGTTTTGGCGGCTTTTATTTCCCCATTTCAAAAAGAAAGGGAATTGGTTAGGGACCTGGTGGGTGCGGAAAACTATGTGGAGATCCATGTAGACTGTCCCCTGGAAGTTTGTGAACAGCGGGATGTCAAGGGTCTGTATCAAAAAGCCCGAAATGGATTAATTAAAAATTTTACGGGTATTGATTCCCCTTATGAGGAGCCAAAGGATCCTGAAATTAAGGTCAGTACCAACTTGAGAACGGTGGAAGAAACCGTAAATCATATTGTGAATCAATTATTCCAGTTGACCAGCTCCAATGAATAA